From the genome of Candidatus Hydrogenedentota bacterium:
TTACCCTCTGCCAATTGGAGGACTGCCCGGAACGCAAAGCCGAGTATCAAGACATACTTCGGAACGCCTGCCATGGGGAACTGAGCAATCACCTCAACGCACACTTCGCGGCGATCTACTTGCTCTGCACCGGCGACGACGACCCCGGCGCCGTCGCCACTCTTCAAGGGTCGCTTCTGGATTTCCCCGAGGAAAAGTGGGAGATGCCCGTGGACCACCGTGGCGAAGTGGAAATGCTGGACGCCGACTACGCGCGATATGCCTTGCTGCCTTCTGAGCGGCCCATGCGCGATTTCCTCTGGCAGCGGCCTCCCGCGCTCGCCCACGGCGGCTCCGGCGAACCGATCGAATACCCCGGCATCGACATGTTCTTGCCCTATTGGATGGCGCGCGTGGCAGGCGTCCTTCCGAACGGCGGATTCTGAGCCATGTGAGAGTGAAAGAAGGGCGTGCATGTCTCGACTTCCGCACAACCCCCGCGAACTATCGGGGCATTCCTGTCCGCCATTGATCCCCTTCCCGGCAATTGCCTAGACTACCCGCGGGCGCGGAAGATACGACCCGTTGGATGCCGAAAACGTGGACACCTGTTCAGGAAGGGGGTTCTGACATGGAGAAGAAGACGGTTCGCGCGGGAATCGTGGGGGCGGGGTTTGCGGCCCGGTTCCATTACGAGGCGATCACCAAAGTCTACGGCACGCATGTGGACGTGAAGGGGGTCTACGCCCTCGACACCGCCCAGGCCAAGGCGTTCGCGGAGGAGCGGGGTATCCGCTGCTACGATTCACTCGAATCGCTCATCGGCGACGTGGACGTCGTCCATTGTTGCGTCATCGTGGCTGCTCACGAAGAAATCGCCGTCGCCGCCCTCGAGCAGGACAGGCATGTCATCGTCGAGAAACCCCTTACCGGCTATCTCGGCGACGGCACGCAGGCATTTCACGGGGACCGGTTTCCGAAAGAGGAGGCCCTGAGATACGGGCTTGCGAGCGTGGACCGCATGCTCGCGGCCGAAGAAAAGAGCAAGGGCAGGGTCCTCTACGCCGAAAACTGGGTATACGCGCCGGCCATCCAGCGCGAACGCGAGGTTATCGAGAAGACAGGCGCCCAGATTCTCTGGATCCATGGCGAAGAGGCTCATTCGGGGTCGCACAACCCCACGTATGCCTACTGGAAGTACTCGGGCGGCGGGGTTCTTATCGGCAAAGGCTGCCACCCCCTCACGGCCGCGCTGTATCTCAAGCGCGTCGAGGGGCGCGCCCGCGACGGCAGACCCATCCGCCCCAAGACGGTCACCGCCCGCGCCCACGCCCTCACCCGCATGAAAACGTTTCGCGACGCCGGGCATATCCGGTGCGACTACCACGACATCGACGATTTCTCGATGATGCACGTGACGTTCGAGGACGGCACCCTCGCAACGGTGTTTGCGTCTGATATCGTCTTGGGGGGCATTCACAATTGGCTCGAGGTGGCCGCGAACAACCATCGCACCATCTGCAACATCAATCCGAACACCTCGATGCAGGTCTACAACCCCAAGGAGTCCAATTTCGCCGGCGTCTATACCGTCGAAAAGATCGAAACCAAACAGGGCTGGACCAACATCCCGCCGGACGAGGACTGGTCGACGGGATATCCCCAGGAAATCGAGGCGTTCTACCGGGCCGTAGCGTATGGGGATTCCGTGGAAAGCGACAGCCGGCTGGCCGCCGACGCCATCTCGACCATCTACAGCGCATACGTCTCGAACGAACGCGGCGGGGCCGAGGTCGGCATAAAGGTGTATTAGACCCTGTGTCTTCTTCGGTATTGCCGCTAGGAGGGCCGCTCTATGCCTCGCATGCGCATACGCGGGCGAATCGCAGAAAGGTGCGGCCATGGAGGCGTCACAAGGGCTGCCGGGCGCTGGAGAATCCCCTGTGGCGGTTGCCCGAAACGCACCTTCGCGATCCCGCCGCGGTCGTCCACGAGGGTGTCGTGTACCTCTATTTCACGTATTACGGCCCCAAGGCGGCCACATGAGCTTCCTGCTCGTTGAAAGCTCCGATCTCATTCACTGGCACTGAACCACGTGAGGGCCGGTGGCCGGCCCCGGCTCAGCCTCGCTCATCCGCGGACGGACCGTAGATTGCGGGAAGCGGGACATTGTTCATGCGCGCGTACACCGCGAGCTGTCCGCGATGATGGTAATGATGATTCAGGACCATGCTCCGCAGCACGGCGTAGCGCGGCAGGTCGATGATGGGTTTGCCGCCCATCACCATTTTCCAGTTCTTCATCATGTGCTGGTCGGACACGCCGTCCAACGCGCCGAGAGCCTCCTCGAGATGCTTGTCGAACATCTGCAGCAGTCCGGCGGCACTCTCGGCGATAACCGGTTTGTACTCCTCGGGATTGAATTGCAGTTCGTCCATGGTAATGATGGGCGGCGCGTAGCCCAGGCAATCCGCGAGGTGAGACGCCAGATGTCCCAGCGGCATCGATTTTTCGTGGGGCTTCCATCCGAACAGGTCTGCGGGCAGACGCTCGAGCAGTCTGCGCGTGCCCTTGGCCTCCTGGGCCATCTCCTGTGCCATGGCTTCCGCGATACGCATGACGCACCTCCCCTTCCTGAAAAACCCGTTGTCTGAATGCCGCAACCCGGAAGAATCAGTTCCAATCTACAAGAAAATCCCCGTGGTTTCCACCCGCTCCGGGCTTCTATGCCGTGCGCGGGTACGGAACGGCCACCACGTATCAGAGCGGGCAGCGCCTCAAACCATTCTTCTGGAAATACTGCTGGTGGTAGTCCTCGGCGCGCCAGAACGTCTGCGCCGGCACGAT
Proteins encoded in this window:
- a CDS encoding DinB family protein translates to MRIAEAMAQEMAQEAKGTRRLLERLPADLFGWKPHEKSMPLGHLASHLADCLGYAPPIITMDELQFNPEEYKPVIAESAAGLLQMFDKHLEEALGALDGVSDQHMMKNWKMVMGGKPIIDLPRYAVLRSMVLNHHYHHRGQLAVYARMNNVPLPAIYGPSADERG
- a CDS encoding Gfo/Idh/MocA family oxidoreductase — protein: MEKKTVRAGIVGAGFAARFHYEAITKVYGTHVDVKGVYALDTAQAKAFAEERGIRCYDSLESLIGDVDVVHCCVIVAAHEEIAVAALEQDRHVIVEKPLTGYLGDGTQAFHGDRFPKEEALRYGLASVDRMLAAEEKSKGRVLYAENWVYAPAIQREREVIEKTGAQILWIHGEEAHSGSHNPTYAYWKYSGGGVLIGKGCHPLTAALYLKRVEGRARDGRPIRPKTVTARAHALTRMKTFRDAGHIRCDYHDIDDFSMMHVTFEDGTLATVFASDIVLGGIHNWLEVAANNHRTICNINPNTSMQVYNPKESNFAGVYTVEKIETKQGWTNIPPDEDWSTGYPQEIEAFYRAVAYGDSVESDSRLAADAISTIYSAYVSNERGGAEVGIKVY